The genomic interval GCCACCCACCAGCACTTCGGCCACCGGGCTGGCGGTCCGGATCTCCACGCCGAGTGCGCCCACGGCTTTCGCCATGGCCTGGGTGATCGCACCCATGCCGCCGATCGCATGGCCCCAGGTCCCCTTCTTGCCGTTGACTTCGCCGAACACGTGGTGCAACAGCACATAGGCCGAGCCGGGCGCATACGGGCTGGCATAGTTGCCCACCACGCTGTCGAAGCCGTAGGCGGCCTTGATCGGCGCACTCTCGAACCAGCCGTCGAGGTAGTCGCCGGCCGACTTCGTGAACAGGTCGAGCAGTTCGCGCTGGCTGGTCAAAGGCAGCCTGGCCATGCGCTTGCCCAGCTTGCCCGCCTTGAGCAGCTCGGGCAGCACCGCCAGCCATCCCCCGTCGACGCGGTTCGGCGGTGTTTGCAGCACCAGTTCGCGCAGCAGGTCGGCGGCGCCATCGAGCTGGGCGTGGAAGGCATCGAGCCGGTCGGCATCGCGCTGGGAGAACCTGGCGACTTCGGCATGCGTGCGGCCGGCGCCGATCTTCAGGTAGCGGCCGTCCTCGAAAGGCAGGAAGTTCGACAGCGGCCGCTCGACCACGCGCAGGCCGTGGCCCGCCAGGTTCATGTCCTGGATTACCTTCGGATTCAGCAGCGACACGGTGTAGGCCGCGACGGAATTACGAAAGCCCGGGTGGAACTCCTCGGTGACGGCCGCCCCGCCGACGACCTCGCGCGCTTCGAGTACGGTGACCTTCAGGCCGGCCCGTGCCAGGTAAAAGGCGCATACCAGGCCATTGTGGCCCGCCCCGATGATGACTGCGTCGCGCATCTGAATCCTCCCCGAGTAGGCGCCCATTGTGGCCCAGAATGGGGCATGGCGCACCTCCCAGAATGATGGGTTCCCGGAGCGCGTGACTACACTCCCATCGCTGCGTTGCGGCGGCTCGCCGTACACGCGTACTGTCTTCGCCGCTGCGCCTTGCCCTGGAAGTGTTGTCACACGCTCCGATTACTCCAGGGCGCGCTGGCGCGATTCCACGTCGACGCAGGCGATCGCCACGGCGCCCAGTACCAGGAAGGCGGCCAGCATCAGCAGCGACAGCGTGAAGCGGGTCGCCATCACCGGCGCCACGATGGCCGGCGCGAACAGGCCGCCGAAGCGTGCCACTGCCCCGGCCAGGCCCATGCCGCTGGCGCGCAGGTCGGTCGGATAGACCTCGGGCGTGAAGGCATACAGCGCACCCCAGGTGCCCAGCAGCGCAAAGCTCATCAGGAGCGTCGAGCCGACCACCACGGCGGTGGCGTCGCCAAGGCTGTAGAACAGGCAGCCCAGGGCGCTGAGCAGCAGGAAGCCGATCAGCGTCGGCCGGCGTCCCCAGCGCTCGACCCCATAGGCCGACAGCGCAAAGCCCGGCAGCTGCACCAGGGCCAGCAGGATCAGGAATTCCTGGCCGCGCATGAAACCGAAACCCTGGGACGCGAGCTTCACGGGCAGGTAGACGAAGACGCCATAATAGGCGATCGAGATCAGCGCCCAGGCCGCGAACAGGGCCAGGCTGCGGCGGCGCAGGCCGCCGGCAAAGAGCGCCCCCAGGCCATGTTTCGGCGCGGTGTCAAGCTGCAGCGCCGGGATGGCGACCGTGCGGCGGTTCACGGCGGCGACCCTGGCCAGCACCGCGCGCGCCTCCTCCAGCCTGCCGCTGCGGTGCAGGTACATGGGCGACTCCGGCACGAAGGGGCGCAGCACCACGCCGACCAGCGCCGGCAGGCCGGTCACGAAAAAGATCACGCGCCAGGCGTCATCCCCCCCACCGCAGCGCCGCCAGTGCCAGCACGGCCAGCGCGATGGTGCCGACCGCCCAGAAGGACTCGAGCAGCACCAGCCAGCGCCCGCGCCGGTCGCTCGGCAGGAACTCGGCCATCATCGTGTAGTCGACCGGCAGCGTGCCGCCAACGCCGATGCCGGTGGCAAAGCGCAGCGCCAGCAGCCGGGAGAAGTCGGGCGCGAAGCTCGATGCGACCCGCAGCAGGCGTCGAGCACGACGGTGGCGATGAGCACGGGCCGGCGCCCGATGCGGTCGGCCAGGCGCCCGAAGCCGAAGGCGCCGACCAGCATGCCGACGAAAAACAGGGTCCCCGTTTCGAGCGCCTGCGGGGTGGACAGGCCGAAGCTGCGCGCGATCGAGGGCGCGCTGAAACCGATCGACAGCACCTGCATGGCGTCGGCCATCCAGACCAGGCCGAAAATCAGGAAAAGACGGTACTGGAAGCGGCCGACCCCGGCCGCCTGCAAGCCCTGCTCCACTGTCGCTGTCCCATGCGCCATCGTGCTCCCCTTTGAAGAAACGGCTGCCTCGCCCTTGCGCTTGCGGCCGGGCGCAAGGCAGCACAGCCAGTCTGCAGAAGAAAACCGGCGCGCACTGTGCATTGGAAGACATAACCGGGAGAAACCATGCGTCGCCGCCCGGTTCCCACGCCGTTTTCATTACCCAAGAAACAACAATCTGGGCGTTTTGGACATAAATGCTGAGTAGCGCTTTGGGTTTGCGCCGAAACTTGCCAGAATAGCGACGCTTCGACGCGCGGCACCAGGTCCGCGCCGGGAAGACGACTTTCGTACCAGCCGCCCGCACAGGGCACCAATCACAAGGAATGATCTTGGCCTCGATGATGTTCTATAGCAGCCCCGTCGCCCTCAATCGCGAGGCGCACCGCAACCTCAAGCTCGACACCGCGTCGACCGATTTCGCCTACGCCGCCGGCACCAACTCGATGCTGCTCGCCGCCAGCGAGATCGCCGATGCCGCCCGCGACTATCCGGTCGTCTTCATCGGCGGCGAAGGCCAGCCGTACACCGTGGCCGCCATCATGGGCATGCGCGACGGCGAAAACCTGTTCGTCGACGCCGACGGCAACTGGGAGAGCGGCACCTACCTGCCCGCTTTCGCCCGCCGTTACCCCTTCGTGCTGGCCGAAGGCGGCGCCCAGGGTGGCGAGCTGACCGTCTGCTTCGACGAGGCATCGCCGCGCATGACCAGCGAATCGGGCACGCCCCTGTTTGACGAACAGGGCGGCCCGTCCCAGCTGCTGCAGGACGCCATCGCCTTCCTGGAGCTGTTCCACACCCAGATGCAGCAGACGGCGCAGATGGCGCAGCGCATCGCCGAGGCCGGCCTCCTGGTGCCGCGTACGATGGAAATGGTGCGCGGCGAGCAGCGCTACGCGCTCAATGGCGTCCACGTCGTCGACCGCGACAAGCTGATGGCGCTGGACGACGCGACGGTGCTGGAACTGCACCGCTCGGGCGCCCTGTACGCCATCCACGCGCACCTGATGTCGCTGTCCCGGGGCGAGCGCCCGGGCACTGCGCCTGGACGCGCGCCTGGCCGAGCAGAAGGCCGCGCAAGACCAGGCCGGCTAAGGGGGCTGCGCACTGCCCCTGCGCCCGCCTGGAGTGGGCGCAGGGCGGCGCGCGTCCTAGAACAATTCGAGGTTGACCGGCGCGGATGGTTTACGCGGCGCGTTCGGCGCCGGCCAGTCGCGCATGCGCTCGGCCGGATAGTGGCGCAGGAAGCTGCGCGCCAGCTCCAGGTCGCCGCAGGCCAGCCAGCTGTCGACCTCCTCATGCGGCAGCACCACCAGCGAGCGCTTTTCGTCGCCCGGCCGGTGCATCCGCCGCAGCAGCGGATGCTCGTCCGCGTTGATGGTGATCTGGGTGAACGAGGTCGACACGCCGCCATCCGGCTCGGCCCAGTCGCGCCACAGGCCGGCGACATAGAACAACGCATCGTCGCGCATGCCGATCGCATGGCGCACGGCGCGGCCGCTCTCGTAGCAGGGCTCGTAGAACCAGGCCATTGGCACCGCGCACAGCTGCAGGCGGCGCCAGCTCGGCGCGAACGAACGCCGTTCGGCCAGCGATTCGGCACGCGCGTTCATCGTATCGAAGGGCTTGATCTCGGGCGGAATCATGCGCCGCGGGACCATGCCGTAGCTGGCCAGGCAGGCTTCTCGCCTGCCGTTCTCGCCGCGCCGGACGATGGGCGCGTCGTAATCCTTCCAGGTCTCTTCCGGCCAGCGCCAGTCCGCAGGCAGCTCGCTGAAGGCGCCGAGCGAACCGAATTGCTCCGGTGTCGGCGGGCGGTAGTTAACACACATGACTGCGGCACATGGCTGCGCGCCCTAAAACCCTTGGTGGACCGTAGCCAGGTGGCTCACGGACGGCGTGCCGTCGAAGCAGTGTTCAACGAGGCAGCGCCACTCGGTGAAGTCGGCGCTGCCGCGGAAGTGGACGTTATGGTCCTCGACCGTCTGCCAGCGCACCAGCAGGCGGTAGCTGCGCGGGTGCTCGATGCCGCGCTGGACTTCCATGCCCTCGCAGCCGCGCGCACGCCGGAACAGCGGCGTCGCTTCGCGCACCGCCGCTTCAAACGCCTCTTCCATCCCTGCCTTGATCAGGAACTCCGCACTCTCGATGACCATCTTCTTCCTTCACTGAGGGGAAAACGTACGGGCCGGCCGTTTGCACGGCCGGCCCGGCATATCAGACGCCTAGATGCCCACCATCGACACGGCCTTGGTGTTGAGGTAGCCCTCCATCGCCTCCGGGCCGCCTTCGGTGCCATAGCCCGAATCCTTGATGCCGCCGAACGGCAGTTCGGCGCTTGGCGTCGCCGGCTGGTTAATCCACAGCATGCCCACTTCCATGCGGTTCATCAGGAGCTGGGCGTTCTTGATCGAACGGGTGAAGGCGTAGCCGGCCAGGCCGTAAGGCAGGCGATTGGCCTCAAGGATCGCTTCTTCCAGGGTCTCGAAACCGCGCACGGCCGCGATCGGGCCGAAAGGCTCGTCGTTGAAGACCGAGGCCGTCAGGGGCACGTCGGCGAGAATGGTCGGCGCGAAGAAGTTGCCGGCTTCGCCGACACGTGCCCCCGCCGGTGGCGACGACGGCGCCCTGCGCCTGCGCATCCTCGACCACCTTGGCCATCGCGCTCACGCGGCGGGCGTTGGCCAGCGGCCCCAGGTTGGTGCCGTCCGCCAGGCCGTCGCCCAGCTTCAAGCTTTCGGCATGCTGGACCAGCGCGCGCGTGAATTCGTCCTTGATCGCCTTGTGCACCGGGAAGCGGGTGGGCGAAATGCAGACCTGGCCGGCGTTGCGGAACTTGGCGGCGCCGGCGGCCTTGACGGCCAGGGCGACGTCCGCGTCCTCGGCGATGATGACCGGCGCATGGCCGCCCAGTTCCATCGTCACGCGCTTCATGTGGGCGCAAACCAGTGCCGCCAGTTGCTTGCCGACCGGCGTCGAGCCGGTGAAGGTGACCTTGCGGATGATCGGGTGCGGGATCAGGTAGCCGGAAATCTCGGCCGGGTCGCCGAACACCAGGCCGACCACGCCGGGCGGCACGCCGGCATCGACGAAGCACTGCATCAGCGCGGCAGGCGAGGCTGGGGTCTCTTCCGGCGCCTTGCACAGGAAGGAGCAGCCGGTGGCCAGCGCGGCGCCGAGTTTACGCACGATCTGGTTGATCGGGAAGTTCCACGGGGTGAACGCGGCGACCGGGCCGACCGGCTCCTTCAGCACCAGCTGCTGGGCGGCAGGGTTGCGCGACGGGACGATGCGGCCATACACGCGCATGCCTTCGGCGGCAAACCAGTCGATGATCTCGGCGCCGGCCAGGGTTTCGCCCTTGGCTTCGGCCAGCGGTTTACCCTGTTCCCCGGGTCAGCAGGCGGGCGATGTCGCCGGCACGTTCGCGCAGCAGGTTGGCGGCGCGGCGCATGACCGCGGCACGCGCGGCGGCCGGCACAAGGCGCCAGGCTTCGAAACCTTTTGCGCCGCTTCCAATGCGCGGTCGAGGTCGGCGATGGCCGCATGGGCCACGGTGCCGATGGCCTGGCCGGTCGCTGGATTGACGACCGGAATGGTCTTGCCGCCGGTGGCCTCGACCCATTCGTTGGCGATGAGGAGGCGGGTGTCTGGATAGCTGGACGTCGTCATGGCGTATCGATTCCTGTGTCTGGGAAAAGCGCCATCTTACCCTGTACGCGGGCGTCTTGCAGCGGCTGCACCCGCCCCGTGGTGGTTCAGGCCGAGGGGCCGCCTGCGCAGCGGAGGTCGGGCCGTGCGTCGTTGGCCGCGCGCCCTCCCAGTCGAGGCGGTCGATGCACATGCGGCGCGCCGTTTGCGCCTCGTCCCAGGCGTGGTA from Massilia sp. Se16.2.3 carries:
- a CDS encoding NAD(P)/FAD-dependent oxidoreductase yields the protein MRDAVIIGAGHNGLVCAFYLARAGLKVTVLEAREVVGGAAVTEEFHPGFRNSVAAYTVSLLNPKVIQDMNLAGHGLRVVERPLSNFLPFEDGRYLKIGAGRTHAEVARFSQRDADRLDAFHAQLDGAADLLRELVLQTPPNRVDGGWLAVLPELLKAGKLGKRMARLPLTSQRELLDLFTKSAGDYLDGWFESAPIKAAYGFDSVVGNYASPYAPGSAYVLLHHVFGEVNGKKGTWGHAIGGMGAITQAMAKAVGALGVEIRTASPVAEVLVGGGRASGVVTAKGERLDARVVVSNLNPRLLYTSLVDAVALPEDFLRRMRGWRCGSGTFRMNVALSELPDFRCLPGREAAEHHGSGIIIAPSLAYMERAWMDARTQGWSREPIVELLIPSTLDPTLAPPGQHVASLFCQHVAPQLPDGASWDAHRDEVADLMIATVDRYAPNFKRSVLGRQIMSPLDLERSFGLVGGDIFHGALGLDQLFAARPMLGHADYRGPVKGLYTCGAGTHPGGGVTGAPGHNAAREVLRDVRAFPHREERVREAG
- a CDS encoding SOS response-associated peptidase, whose translation is MCVNYRPPTPEQFGSLGAFSELPADWRWPEETWKDYDAPIVRRGENGRREACLASYGMVPRRMIPPEIKPFDTMNARAESLAERRSFAPSWRRLQLCAVPMAWFYEPCYESGRAVRHAIGMRDDALFYVAGLWRDWAEPDGGVSTSFTQITINADEHPLLRRMHRPGDEKRSLVVLPHEEVDSWLACGDLELARSFLRHYPAERMRDWPAPNAPRKPSAPVNLELF
- a CDS encoding antibiotic biosynthesis monooxygenase, with protein sequence MVIESAEFLIKAGMEEAFEAAVREATPLFRRARGCEGMEVQRGIEHPRSYRLLVRWQTVEDHNVHFRGSADFTEWRCLVEHCFDGTPSVSHLATVHQGF
- a CDS encoding aldehyde dehydrogenase family protein; protein product: MPLTASVFNDEPFGPIAAVRGFETLEEAILEANRLPYGLAGYAFTRSIKNAQLLMNRMEVGMLWINQPATPSAELPFGGIKDSGYGTEGGPEAMEGYLNTKAVSMVGI